The Rhopalosiphum maidis isolate BTI-1 chromosome 1, ASM367621v3, whole genome shotgun sequence genome has a segment encoding these proteins:
- the LOC113558682 gene encoding uncharacterized protein LOC113558682 yields the protein MIKPKKNNNPSKNQADDNDNASHLKNNCKYVPKPTLYSSIVQTESKLRNITLSHLEPKPNTIKRGVRQVNFPLTEHVFDYNNMVNVGLNSNLNTVPKPKPREPHSTKNPEPKLSDYYRPSFDNVQRIQMNNIKTNPELTVQYDGLAVSRLLNEIDDLIFR from the exons atgattaagcccaagaaaaataataacccgTCGAAAAACCAAGCTGATGATAACGACAATGCTTCTCATCTTAAAAACAACTGTAAATATGTGCCTAAACCTACTTTGTATTCATCTATCGTTCAAACAGAGTCAAAGTTAAGGAATATTACACTTTCTCATTTGGAGCCCAAACCAAATACGATCAAA AGAGGAGTCAGGCAGGTGAATTTTCCATTGACCGAACATGTGttcgactataataatatggtgaaTGTCGGATTAAATAGCAATTTAAATACTGTACCAAAACCCAAGCCTAGGGAACCACATTCAACAAAAAATCCAGAACCCAAGTTAAGTGATTATTACAGACCAAGTTTTGATAATGTCCAACGGATACAaatgaataacataaaaactaaTCCAGAATTAACAGTACAGTATGATGGTTTAGCAGTGTCGAGATTACTAAATGAAATTGATGATTTAATCTTTAGATAA
- the LOC113558873 gene encoding EF-hand domain-containing protein D2 homolog, producing the protein MQEDSSDSNGEGGTLIANEYASNTTKRQVYLEFSEFSPAQIRKIEDIFNQYDSNKDGYLCRNELKRMMIKRRVPWTENSLNQLIDDVDKDKDGKLTFREFVMTNRKTLEYCQRALAKQEKVDFNKVGIKGVRDFFEAKAKYSK; encoded by the exons ATGCAGGAAGATTCGTCTGATTCGAACGGCGAGGGCGGTACGTTGATCGCTAATGAATACGCATCCAACACGACCAAGCGACAGGTGTATTTGGAATTTTCCGAGTTCAGTCCGGCGCAGATACGAAAGATCGAAGATATTTTCAACCA gtATGATTCAAACAAAGATGGATATTTGTGTCGGAATGAATTGAAACGAATGATGATCAAACGTCGAGTTCCATGGACTGAAAACTCATTAAATCAACTGATCGATGATGTGGATAAAGACAAAGATGGAAAATTGACTTTTAGAGaa TTTGTTATGACAAACCGTAAAACTTTGGAGTACTGTCAACGTGCATTGGCCAAACAAGAAAAAGTAGACTTTAACAAAGTTGGTATAAAAGGTGTAAGAGACTTCTTCGAGGCAAAG gctAAGTATTCCAAATAA